In Sedimentibacter sp. MB31-C6, one genomic interval encodes:
- a CDS encoding dipicolinate synthase subunit B: MSIEGLKIGFALTGSSCNFSNVFPIIEDLANKGADIYPIISHAVDTFDTRFGSSEEWKNKLKEITGKELIKTIIEAEPVGPKLKLDVLVVAPCTGNTTAKLANAITDTSVTMACKAHLRNQRPLVLAIATNDGLGASAKNIGLLLNTKNIYFVPFGQDDAINKPNSLIAKFDKIEETIEAAIIGKQYQPLLV; this comes from the coding sequence ATGTCAATAGAAGGATTAAAAATAGGTTTTGCATTAACAGGTTCATCCTGTAATTTTAGTAATGTATTCCCAATAATTGAGGATTTAGCAAATAAGGGCGCAGATATTTATCCAATAATATCACATGCTGTGGATACATTTGATACAAGATTTGGCTCATCTGAAGAATGGAAAAATAAATTAAAGGAGATTACTGGTAAGGAATTAATTAAGACTATAATTGAAGCCGAACCTGTAGGGCCTAAATTAAAACTTGACGTTCTTGTAGTTGCTCCATGTACAGGTAATACAACAGCAAAGCTTGCAAATGCAATAACTGATACGTCAGTGACCATGGCTTGCAAAGCTCATTTAAGAAATCAAAGACCTTTAGTTTTAGCTATAGCAACTAATGATGGACTTGGAGCTAGTGCTAAAAATATCGGGTTATTATTAAATACAAAGAATATATACTTCGTACCTTTTGGTCAGGATGATGCAATAAATAAACCAAATTCTTTAATAGCTAAATTTGATAAAATTGAAGAAACAATTGAAGCGGCAATAATAGGCAAACAATATCAACCTTTACTAGTATAA
- the dpsA gene encoding dipicolinate synthase subunit DpsA has protein sequence MGLKYTILGGDKRSLELGNLLVKDGNDVCIYGFDKLEQYKDKPVSLNEAIEYADVIIAPLPFSTDNINVNAPFSNEVIQIDKVFNLISEKQMIMGGKFSIEHEKKLKKRNLKSADYFKREEMQILNAIPTAEGAIQVAMEEMPATLHNSNVIVLGFGRIGKILSKMLYGIGANVHVEARNYNDLAWIKNYSYIPIHLKELKTYLPRMNVVFNTIPQMILNKELLKCINSNCIIIDLASKPGGVDLEAAKELEIKTITALGLPGKVAPVSAATVIKDTIYNIIEELEV, from the coding sequence ATGGGATTGAAATATACCATATTAGGAGGAGATAAGAGAAGTTTAGAGCTTGGCAATTTGTTAGTGAAAGACGGAAATGATGTTTGTATTTATGGGTTTGACAAGTTGGAGCAGTATAAAGACAAACCAGTAAGCTTAAATGAAGCAATTGAATATGCTGATGTTATTATAGCTCCATTACCATTTTCTACTGATAATATAAACGTAAATGCCCCGTTTTCAAATGAAGTAATTCAAATTGATAAGGTATTTAATTTGATATCTGAAAAGCAAATGATTATGGGTGGAAAATTTAGTATTGAACATGAAAAAAAACTAAAAAAAAGGAATCTTAAATCAGCTGATTATTTTAAAAGAGAAGAAATGCAGATTTTAAATGCAATACCAACAGCTGAAGGAGCTATTCAAGTTGCAATGGAAGAAATGCCTGCTACTCTTCATAACTCCAATGTTATAGTGTTAGGCTTTGGGAGAATCGGAAAGATTTTATCAAAGATGCTATATGGAATTGGAGCAAATGTACATGTGGAAGCAAGAAACTATAATGATCTTGCTTGGATAAAGAATTATAGCTATATTCCAATACACCTAAAAGAATTAAAGACATATTTACCAAGGATGAACGTTGTTTTTAATACTATACCCCAGATGATATTAAATAAAGAATTGCTAAAATGCATTAATAGTAATTGTATTATTATTGATTTAGCATCAAAACCAGGTGGAGTTGATTTAGAAGCTGCAAAAGAACTGGAGATAAAGACTATAACTGCTTTAGGTCTTCCGGGGAAGGTGGCACCAGTATCTGCCGCTACGGTTATTAAAGACACAATTTATAATATTATAGAGGAGTTGGAAGTATAG